One window of the Artemia franciscana unplaced genomic scaffold, ASM3288406v1 Scaffold_1472, whole genome shotgun sequence genome contains the following:
- the LOC136042555 gene encoding uncharacterized protein LOC136042555 — translation MGLLDQILVQLFSFTAIIVIADAWILPNEKCGKEDAIKQKKEKETKSKNRSENNEKTKIKTGTEEPEKLEKGKPDSQGQKKPFTPSKPVGVGPDNSKIEKRSYVPKDTAGKENSPATEYTKAREKLKSTANVNKFPGRNISNPPPRTPAFEKQPIPGVPSKEKEKSPLSQGPPPTAAPPFAQGPPQPPLHAQGPPKPPPLVQRPPQPPLHAQGPPKPPPLVQGPPQPPPLAKRPHQPPPNAQGAPQPPPPAQETPRPPPVEQGSPHPPRLAQGLTDSQVPAPAIRSNPPPVTTPPHIPPKVALFEPPSKGLVVTGRRSKTIIEEMEDAQKNDCTIM, via the coding sequence ATGGGACTTCTAGATCAAATTTTGgttcaattattttcatttactgCTATTATTGTAATAGCGGATGCATGGATTCTTCCCAATGAAAAATGTGGGAAAGAGGATGcgataaaacaaaagaaagaaaaagaaacaaaatctaaGAATAGGAGTGAGAACaatgagaaaacaaaaattaaaactggaACTGAAGAGCccgaaaaactagaaaagggAAAACCAGATTCTCAGGGACAGAAGAAGCCGTTTACACCTTCCAAGCCTGTTGGGGTGGGACCAGATAATtcaaagatagaaaaaagaagcTACGTGCCCAAAGATACAGCAGGGAAAGAAAATTCACCAGCTACAGAATATACGAAGGCGAGAGAGAAACTTAAGTCGACAGCTAATGTAAATAAATTTCCAGGCAGAAATATATCTAATCCACCACCAAGAACACCCGCATTTGAAAAACAACCTATACCAGGTGTTCctagcaaagaaaaagaaaaatctccgCTTTCCCAAGGACCTCCTCCTACTGCTGCCCCTCCCTTTGCCCAAGGACCTCCTCAACCCCCTTTGCATGCTCAAGGACCTCCTAAACCCCCTCCACTCGTCCAAAGACCTCCTCAACCCCCTCTGCATGCTCAAGGACCTCCTAAACCCCCTCCACTTGTCCAAGGACCTCCTCAACCCCCTCCACTCGCCAAAAGACCTCATCAGCCCCCTCCAAATGCCCAAGGAGCTCCTCAGCCCCCTCCGCCTGCCCAAGAAACTCCTCGCCCACCTCCGGTTGAACAAGGATCTCCTCACCCCCCTCGACTTGCCCAAGGACTAACTGATAGTCAAGTTCCTGCTCCAGCCATTCGATCTAACCCACCACCAGTGACAACACCTCCACACATACCCCCGAAAGTAGCTCTTTTTGAACCACCATCTAAAGGATTAGTCGTAACAGGTCGACGTTCCAAGACTATAATAGAAGAAATGGAGGATGCACAGAAAAACGACTGTACAATTATGTAG